The nucleotide sequence GTTCTAATCCCCGTCTCTTCTTTGAGCTTATTTTCGTAGTTCAGAAACCAAGTTTTGTTGTTTCTCACTTCTTCACGTATTACATCTAAGTCTTCAGAACAACCTTGTTTAATAAATCCACCGTTTTGAATAACAGCAGGAGGGTCTTCTACAATTGTTTTCTCTATTAGCTTAGCCATCTCGTTGGTATCATTAATCCAGTCTTGGGGAAACAAGATATAGTCAGCTAAATCTTCTTGTATACTTGTTAGTGTTGCTATCATGTTTGGTAGGACATTTAAAGAATTCTTGAAAGCAATTAAGTCTTTAGGGTTGGATTTATGGTTAGCTATTTTGGTTGTTAGTCTTTCAATATCATAAATAGAGTCTAAGTAGTTTCTTGTTTCGTTTAAGGCCTTAAAATCATTGTAGAAAAACTCAGTTATATCAGCTCTTTTTTGAATTTCTTCTAAATTTGATAAGGGTCTAATCAACCATTTTTTGAGACATCTTGCACCCATTGCAGTTTTTGTATTGTCCATCACCCAATAAAGCGAACCTTTTTTGTCTTTGTTTTGTATAGATTGGACGATTTCTAAGTTGTTTAGCGTAATACCATTTAGGAAGAGGGTGTTTTCTAACGAATATACTTTGGGTTTTTGTATACTAGAAGCACTTTTTTTGCTTTTAAGTAAATAATTTAATATTGTCGCCACAGAATGAGTGGCGGAGGGATGCTCGTTTAGCCCTAACGGCTCAAGTGAAAAGATTTTGTATACTTCCTTGCATATTTCTATGGAGGCTTCTAGGGAAAGAGATTCGGTTGTTGTGACATAGTTGTTTTCCTTGTATTTCAGAGGGTCTATTGTCGTAGGGACTAACAGTTCCCTAGGAGAAATTCTTTCAATTTCATTTAGAAAAAGTTCTTCTGACCTTGTTTCCGTAAAAGAAAACTCTCCTGTAGAAACGTCGCAATAAGCAATACTATAAACTTCTTTTAAAGCGTTTACATCAATAGCTGCAAGGAAGTTGTTGTCTGTTGAGGACAGTAAATGTTCTTCAATAATAGTGCCTGGACTTATTACGTCTACTACTTCTCGTTTTGTTATTCCTTTACCTTGGGTAGCTTCTTCTGTTTGTTCACAGATAGCAACCTTGATATTGTTTTTAAGTAATTTTGGCAGGTAATTGTTGAGGGCATGATAAGGAATGCCACACATAGGAATTTTGTTACCATATTCGTCTTTGCCTCTACCTGTGAGTGTTAATCCTAAAATGCGTGACGCTTTGTATGAGTCTTCAAAGAACATTTCATAGAAATCACCTAAGCGGAACAATAAGAGGCAGTCATCGTAT is from Candidatus Margulisiibacteriota bacterium and encodes:
- the mutS gene encoding DNA mismatch repair protein MutS; this translates as MMQQYQEIKSKYDDCLLLFRLGDFYEMFFEDSYKASRILGLTLTGRGKDEYGNKIPMCGIPYHALNNYLPKLLKNNIKVAICEQTEEATQGKGITKREVVDVISPGTIIEEHLLSSTDNNFLAAIDVNALKEVYSIAYCDVSTGEFSFTETRSEELFLNEIERISPRELLVPTTIDPLKYKENNYVTTTESLSLEASIEICKEVYKIFSLEPLGLNEHPSATHSVATILNYLLKSKKSASSIQKPKVYSLENTLFLNGITLNNLEIVQSIQNKDKKGSLYWVMDNTKTAMGARCLKKWLIRPLSNLEEIQKRADITEFFYNDFKALNETRNYLDSIYDIERLTTKIANHKSNPKDLIAFKNSLNVLPNMIATLTSIQEDLADYILFPQDWINDTNEMAKLIEKTIVEDPPAVIQNGGFIKQGCSEDLDVIREEVRNNKTWFLNYENKLKEETGIRTLKIKYTRAFGYYLDVTKSNLHLIPENFIRKQTLVNSERYYTQELKEKEEFILHADEMMLRKETEIFDEVIASIEKYQIMLTVIAEKIAKIDCLSCFAITAKENNYCKPTFNDEGRIKISESRHPVIEQSSAGFTFTPNDVLIEQDNKPFILLTGPNMAGKSTYMRQIALNLIMAQTGSFIPAKKADICLTDKIFARIGASDNLFEGKSTFMVEMLETANILNSATSKSFIILDEIGRGTSTYDGLSIAASIAKFLILETKAKTVFATHYHEMTSLAEKYKEIKNLNVAVLEENGTIRFSYKVVAGYAEKSYGIHVAQLAGLPEKVIDDANNILTHLEAEEMSLTKSKKKIIEQLSLFN